aagaaacaagatgcctcatatgtatataagtatattattATAGAACAATACTTATGTTCACTCCTgaggtgaacttatgaattcacctctttctttattttaatcatattaccataaatattaatgtcacataaataaataaattataaattacaaataaaataaactttaaatcataaactctaaattcgaaccctaaaactaaatcttagatcttaaattttaaaccctaaaccctaaacccaaacctataccctaaactcaaactatataccctaaatcccaaatctaaatttaaatcctagaccttaaactcaaaccataaactctaaacccaaactctaaaccctaaacccaaactctaaaccctaaatcctaaaccttcaacccaaactgtaaaccataaacccgaactctatatcctaaaatgtatttgaaaatacatttgatgatcattaacccaaaggtatttgaaaattttgggtttatagtttacagtttgggtttaaggtttaggatttagggtttaagagtttgggtttagggtttagagtttggatttagggtttatggtttgagtttagagtctagaatttaaatttagatttatgatttatggtatatagtttgggtttagggtataggtttgggtttagggtttggtttaaaatttaagatctaagatttaggtttagggttcgaatttagaatttatgatttaaagtttatttcttttgtaatttataatttaattatttatgttacattaatatttatggcaatatgattgaaataaggaaataggtgaattcataagttcactCCAgaggtgaacctaagtattgttcattattatatacatatgcATTGTTCGTATGTCGTATATATCAATCATTAGCTAGTGATTATTACATAATAGACGTGCAACTTGGAATACTTCTAGTTCCGCGACACCTACGTCAATCTGATTCATGCACATAAATATGTGTTTGTAATTAATGTAAGGCCTTGAGTGTTAGCCGCGGGATGAGAAGAACGCACGGCGTTAcagaatatatgtttttttttttttattaatttgggGTATTTCAAACTTATGGAAAAGTCTAGACTAATCTCCAAAAAGAAGTGTAGTCCATGGATAGACTTTTTCTCCGAGTATTCAAATGGATCCTAAAGCATGAGCCTATATCTATATTAGGTGACCAAGATAAATGTGACTTACTTTCGCACAGCAAATAGATCGAACCTAAAACATGTTAGTGTTCGAGGCCCGCTTTCTTACCATCTGACCACTATCACTCGATCGTTACAGAATACATGTTACCATTCACTAGTGgttttgttaataattttataaataaaataaataataaaagggAGTGCGGGAAGGTTTTGGTCTTAGACCGTATGGGTTTAACAAGAGATGAAAATGGTGCGGTTAGAAGTGTATATGTATACTATTGTTGAACAGAAAAAAGAGactgtttatattatttttagttttcaaaaatgcAAAAACACATATTCAACAATTAATGTTTcctttatatatacataagttGTATTTCACATGGGTATttatttaataagtttaattaaactagtatctattatataatattttttttaaatgatacaaaattattaatatcATGTAGGGTTGAGCAATCGGAGTCCCAATCGAGTTTCAGTTCGAGTTCATAGATTTGATCTCTATTTGGATACTATAAAAGTTGGGTCGGATTCGGTTCAAGTTTAgtcggattcggttcgggtttAGTTACATGTCCAATATCCGACTGAACTCGAAATAGTTTTAGTTTCAGATATTGTTGTCCATCAATAACATTTTCaggattttgaaattttcaagtTTTGAGTTCGGGTTTAGTTATGATAATAACTACAACTCAAAATACCGTAAAACAAGATCCTTTCGGTATTAGTTTTGAATTTCAGCTTCGatttattttggtatttttactaaaaattatcagttttcatattatttataaattatatcataaaaattcaatactaaaattttgatactaactttaatatttttatttttaaataacaaatttaaattgattttgtttaaaGACAACTAGCATAactatacattttaataaaatagaatagtGGTTATAAATATGAGTAATAgcatattaaatttcaaatttcagatatataaatatattttaaataaaatatattagtatcatgtatttttagtttgtaaaatataaatattatatatgtatccCGTAGTTACATTATGTCACCATTCATACTTTTTTTGAATCGCTCTTTTAGACGAACCACAGTTGTTCTTCAACATGTATTTTTCTGATACAAACCGCAGTTAAATCGTATCACAATATTCAATTCGTGTATTCCGCACCGTTCAATTCGTTGGTACCATTCAGAACCTAATTTCATTTCatatgttttgtatatataatatattggcTTATACTTATTCTATATTTCCGCCGCAATATTGCTAATGGACTTTTTCATAGTTGTCTTTACGATAACAATAAAAACTGTaaagatatatacatattaaaacaatatatattatatataaatatattgtggcttaaaccaaagaatatatatgggcaaatctctaaaataacacttttaaagtttttgtcacaaaaatagcactcaaaaaataaaatgaccaaaataacacttttttgttttgaaaattttaattttaattttttttttttaaaatatttgaacacaTTACTAAAACCCACCCattaactctaaatcctaagtcGTAAATTAATAAACTcaagggttataaatgcatatttacccttcaataaaactaattttgatcattttcctCCCTGTAAtactattttgtgacaaaaacttggttttgtGCTATTTTGTCATTTTCTCAATATATATTGTTGTCAGCTTTGATTTACAGGTTTTCATAACCAACGAAcagattttgtttgtttgttcctGGTCATTTTTCAGAGTTTTATTTAGCCAAATAATTGCATGATGTATATCATACGTCCTCTTATATACATATCCAGGAATTTAACATTAGCTataatttttaccaaaaaaacattaactataattaaattaattataaagatAACGAAGCGGAATCAATTTAAACCCCCAAAATTGATATTCNNNNNNNNNNNNNNNNNNNNNNNNNNNNNNNNNNNNNNNNNNNNNNNNNNNNNNNNNNNNNNNNNNNNNNNNNNNNNNNNNNNNNNNNNNNNNNNNNNNNCTAaaagttcactctaggggtgaacctaagaattcATAGCAGAACCCTACAATTTTAGCAATGCATTCTATAACGTATATATAGTTATTACGTGTATCTTTACTATTAAATATAGTCAATTTTCCAATTGTAGATATTTCCGTGACTTGCACATAATCCAATcaatcatatataattttaggaTCAACAGAAAGTGAAAATATAGAAAGagtaataaatcaataattacGTGGTCACCTAACCTATGTGAATATTTAGAAAGAGTAATTATgcatatttagaatattttaaatatcatatttatgtaccaaataaaaacatatattccAATATGACTACACCTTGTGTATACATCAtgattactaaatatttttgatcAGGTCTGCAATTGATAGGCTGGAATTATATTGACTATAGTTTACACATAGGTATCAATACATCCGAAATTCTATCAGGTTTTagatatccgaacgggttcaaatttttggtatttaaagaaccaaaaccaaacccgatccgaaccaaagtatttcgGGTACTCGAATGTATCCCAAATagattaatatacatatatgtatatatatattaactatttttagatttaatgtatattaaaaacatccaaaatatatatgatacttttaagttgtccaaaatactcgaaaatatatacaaataatcaaaagtatatgtataaatagttaaagtacactcaaaacacctaaaatatttattgattctctatccaaatattcaaaccaaaccaatttatatgttaagtttaggtattttgactcacgttattcaaatttacatgtaatatattattttatttatagatttcgtgaaatttaaagtatataatgaattttaaaattttaaaaataatttaaatgggttatccggaTCCGAGCCAAACCCGCAAGGATCCGAACTGaaaccaaactaaaaaattagaaatatccgaatggggatGAAATCATTGatcccgaaaatccgaaatccATATCTaatccgaatgggtacccgaatgtcCACCTCTAATAGATTATGACATATGACCACAGTTTATTCTTATAATGATtattattaatgaaaatatCACTTTTATAAGCACAGATGATGGGAGTCAAAGTTCGTGTATCATCTGATTTTGATGATTGCACTGGTGAGCTCTTAAGAAGTTATGCGAGTCAAACGCCGTGTGATATATGTGCATTTTTGCAAAAAGTAAGTACTGCCAATACGTTTATTAATAGGTGGGTTGAATGTCAATggcatattttgtaaatattctAGTAAAGAAAGAGGAGTTATTTATTCAAGCTGAGAAAGATTATCAGACTGCCACCTTAGCATAGTATGGCtgtaatattttacaaaataaaggTTACTGTCCtaaaatgtttctcaattaataagAAAGGGATTATTATAAACTTAGTtcagtcaaaaagaaaaaaaaaacttagctcaatagagagagagagagagagagagagagagagagagagagagagtcagtAGAAGCCCTAGCCGTCGTGTTTCTCCGGCGTCTGACGCTGCGTCGTCGCCGGAGAGCCCCTTTCCCTTTCTTCGTTTTTCCTTTTGCCTTCGTTAACGCTCCTTCCCCTCGGCGAGATGCTTGTGAACTCTGGTTTCTTCGGCTCTTCAGATCTCAGATCTGGCCGTGTAGTGCGGTTTCCGAACTTCTGGAGTCACAGCGAGTTGAGTCTCGAAGGTGTCGCTGACGGAGGTCGGCTTTTAGGGTTGGATTTTGGACGGAGCTATTTTCCCCTTGCCGCTCCGTGTTCCTCCGTTGATGTCTGATCTGTGCCGTCGTCGTTCTCCCTCGAGCTCCATTGTGTTCTTTTGCAGGTGTTAGAGGATGAGCTCCGGTTGGATTCGACATCAAAACCCGTCTTTTTCATTCCGGAAGAACCGAAGCTCATGCTCGTGGAGATGTTGCTTCGCTCTGTTCCGGCGGCTCGGTTTTGGAGTCAAGACTAGGAACTCGTGATGGAAGGTCCTAAGTGGCAGCTAACGCACCAGTTTGGTGGGGAACCCATTTCTGtgtttgaaaagaaatctgtcAATAAGGTATTTTCCCATTTAGTGGTTCTTTAGGCTTGGAATCCATACAATAAGGCTGGGGTACGACTGCTATCTGGACGGGACTTGAGGGGGAAGTATGCGCCTTGGCGTTGAGTTGGTATGATCCAAGTTCTGAATGTCAATCAAGTGGTGATCTCCAGCAAGGTCTTAGATTGTAATTCCTTTGTAAAGTCTCTGTTTTTTCAGTTGTGGTCAATGCCCGTGTAGTTAGTGGTGTAAGGAATGATTCATTTTCACCATTTTGGTAAAATGAATTTGTTTCCATGGTGGTCAAAGTGATAGGTAGTTAGATGAGGCAATGTAGGATCCAAATAAGTGATCCTAGATGATGCTATATCTACTTCCATAGATCACATTGTGGTTAAAGTCTCTGTTGAGGCATTGTGGTCACAATTGTTTGTATCAAAACATTTGGCTAATGAAAAGTTGAAGttgagttgaaaaaaaaaaaaaaaacttagctCAATCATATTGTCTTGTATTCAGAGAGAGCGTCAGCGCAAGAGAaggccaaaaaaaaagacaagatgCTCATGTTAGAGTCACGTGCAACTTTTCTACGCTGACATTTTCGCGCCTGATCAGGTGACTTTCAAGGGCTGGTGGATCTACTAGCAAGGGCTGGTCAATTAGATAAAGCAGAGATGTTGATAAATGGTAATGCCTTTTGGGCCTGATTTTGTTATTTGGGGAACTTGGCTTGCGGATTGCATTCATGTTTGGAGCTAGGTGAAGTTGCTGCTAAAGGAATCTCGAGGTTGAGAAGAGAGCAGCATCCCGCAGCTTATGATGTTCTGTGTAGAGTTCATAGCGAGAAAGGAGATTGGACTAGTGTTATGGAGTTGAGGAGATTGAAGaggaagacttttttttttggacaaatgaTGAGGAAGACTAAAGCCAAGAAACAAGACGCTAGTAGCTGGATTGAATAGTGCCGATGGGTAACAGAGCTTTTGTAATCTCAAActtataaagattttaaaacgaaaattttgAGTAATGCAAGATTCTTTCATTGAACAAAAACAAAGGACCAAGTATCCAAcataaattatacaaaacatAGTCTTACGACAAAGAGATTTTTCTTGCCTTGGTGATTTAAATCTCTAGCTGATGCAGCGAGTGGATCTCTTCACCTTCTGCTCTTGCTCTCGTCCTTtaccctctctctcttcttataAAGCTTCTCAAGGACTCGTTTTGCCTCACAGTTGGGGAAGTTGGAAAGATCATAGTAATGCGGTGCAACATCTACTAACCTGAAAACAAACCAAAGATGGTCGGTTGCCACAGGCTGAGTTTATCAGATAACAGAAGCAGGAAATGGAAACTAACCAGTCACCGCGGATATCTGTAACAGTGCGAATGAAATTGCGAGTAGTCAAGACATATTCATTATAAATCACCCACTCTGGTTTGTGATCCAGGCAATTAGATGGATGCAAGTGAACCACCTGTCCATCATATACAAGTGTTATAAGCAATTAAAAAGCATGAACTTTCTTATGAacgcaaaaaaaaaggattatgTTTTGACATACTTGGTTATCTTTGACGGTCAAGTAATGGCCAGTGCGTTCTAGGTGAGCCACCTGCATGAAATAGCCAGAAAGCATTGCCTTTCTGATATTGACGTAGTAGTCGCGGCTGTTGAAATCCGTGCTGCACATCTTGAGATTAAACCTCGACATTATTCTCACCAGCTGCTGCCTCACATTGTCTGCAGACTTCATTGCTCTATTGTTGACAAAGTTCTCAAAACACCAGTTTGGGTCCTCATCTGTGAGAATTGCAAGTGCCCAGGTCAACTACTTGTCTCAAGCAGAGCTATAACAGaggatagaaaaaaatatatataactcacTGTTCTGCTTGTAGGCGTGGTACACGTTTAGCAGCGTCAGGTGATCTCCATCAATGTGTCCAAACTTAGATTTAGCTTCATCTGCTGCTTTTTGAGCCTCTCTAGGCCGAACAAAGCAATTCGGTACTAGAGAAATAATTTGTTTCATAACAGAATAGGTCCATGGAAGAGGTCAGCAGATGCATAGAAGCGACAGAGAGACGATACCATTTTCTTGAGAGAAAACTGACAAACTGCAACTAGATGCATCAGCACTTACATAGATTTTCCCAACCGCTAGTCAACCTAACTCTAATGGCAGGATACACAAATGCAGACACATGGAATGTTTGTACGCAGTAGATGTTTGTGAATATGACATGCTTATTGATGACTTCTATCTCATACACAATGGCCTATTccctaaaaaataatatagcaCATGATATATAATGGCAAAAGACGTACCTGATAACATTGCAGAAACTGAGAGAATCTCATTTGAACAGTTGAATTCAGGGCTGACTATGAGCATCTTTGACATCTGTGGATCCAAGGGAAACTCACTCATTATCTCACCAGTCCTTGTCAAGTTACCTTCATCATCCAATGCTCCAAGATAATTCAAAACCTCTAATGCTCTCATCAGTGTCTCAGGAGCAGGAGGGTCCATGAAATCAAAGTGAACCAAGTCATCTATACCCAGCTTTTTCAATGTCAAGACAGTATTAGCAAGATTAGATCTCAATATCTCAGGATACGTCTGCGGCTGCAGATCATCGTTGAAACTCTTCTCTGTGTAGAGCCTGAAACATTTTCCAGGGCGAGTTCTACCGGCACGACCTGACCTCTGGTGAGCACTTGCCTTTGAAATCGGGGACACCAGCAATGACTCAACACGGATCCTTGGGTTGTAGACTTTCTGCTTGGCAAAACCAGGGTCAATAACATAAACAATCCCATCAATTGTCAAAGATGTTTCGGCGATGTTGGTTGAGACAACAATCTTTCTACCAGCAGGACCACCTTCTGTTACTGGCTCTGGTGCAGGGTCGAAAATCTTCTGCTGCATCGCTGGAGGGAGAGTAGAATACAAAGGCACAACTTTGACAGGACCCACTTGATCTCCAAGGTTACCGACCTCTTTATTGATCTTACGGCAGGCATCTTCTATCTCCTCCTCTCCAGTTAAGAAAACAAGAACATCTCCAGGCGGCTCAGACATATGTATCTGAACAACAGTCCTTATCGCAGCTTCAAGATAGTCCCTCTCAGGCTCCTGTGTGTAAAATATCTCAACCGGATGAAGTCTACCAGGGACTTTCATAAGAGGAGCACCGCTAAAATACTCCTGAAACTTCTCAGCTTCTAAGGTTGCACTCATCACAACCAGCTTAAGGTCAGGTCTGTTCCTCAGAACCTCTTTCAGGAGACCAAAAAGCACATCAGTAGCCAAAGTTCTTTCGTGAGCTTCGTCGAGAATAATAACTTTGTATCTCTCTAGAAGTGGGTCAGCCATTGCCTCTCTCAACAGCATACCATCAGTCAAATATCTGCAACGGAATTTCATCATTATGATCAGatcaaaaaacataaacattaaaatgaaaaaaaaaagaaaagaagctcACTTGAGCATAGTACGAGGGCCACTACAGTCCTCAAAACGGATGCTGTAACCGACTTCCTCTCCAATGGTGACATCCATTTCATCAGCAACACGACGAGACACAGACATAGCAGCGACTCTACGAGGCTGAGTGCAGCCAACTAACCATTTCTTGTGCTTATCTGTCTTCCCAGCCTCCACCGCATCTAAAACAAACTGTGGAATCTGTAACAATAATAAAACAGCCATCACTACTGTTAACTTCCACATTCCTAAAAAtctctaaataaaaaaaaaatcattctcaCCTGAGTAGTTTTACCACTCCCAGTCTCACCGACGAGGATGAGCGTCTGGTTAGATTGCAACGTACGGAGAAACTCATCTTTCTGCAGCCAAACGGGAAGATCTCTCCTCTTCTCGAGAATATCGTAGTACCTCTGCGAGTAAGGCTTCCCGTTCCATTTGTTGATCAGATTAGCCGCCGCCGACCCCGACGTAGCTCCGAGAACGTTGGATTTGTTGTTCTTCGCCGAAAGAGATGGATCTTCCATAACATCGAACAAACTAACCTTCCGCTTCCTCTCCGTACCCATGATCAATGAATGAATGAGCGAACGAGAAACTTGGACTCAATGCAGCGGAGAAAAGGAAAGCTAGGGTTTGTGGCGCGAGGGGGAGGAGATCGTATAGGTTTATTCGGATTTACGAATTTAACCCTAATGGTTTCCAATGGCCCGTTAAGTTTTAATTGGGTTCTACATAAGACAGCAAGCTTGGCCCATGTTTTGCATATTCATCTAGCACACTAGTAGACTTGACTCCGACACTCTTTAGTCCTAGAATTCTATAAAACCtgcatttgtttttaataattttctgtATGATTTGATAAGTTTTATAAATTGGCAGAATATAAATTAACATCCATATTTTTCTGGTATATTGTGATGTatgtgaaattttttaaaagaattgtGTTGGCTCATATATTAGTACATTTATTTATCTGGACGattgtcaaatttttttatagaatttttgttttctaatagtTAAATGATGAGTGATTTATCACAAagtgatttgaaatatattttcggTGATATCAAGccactaaaagaaaaaaaaaatatgtaaatgcATGGTAAATAACCAATTTTTTATACagtctaatattttttatgattaaataagatttacaaaagagaaaaagactaggatatcatcagtctaaatttttgtttccaaaCTAGCACTCAAGGTCCAAAGTCACAAAAATAGGTTTCATTAAAGTTGATCATTTACTCTTATGCCCCCTTCTTTctctaattaattaaattaaatttcctCTTATGCATACTCCATAAGGTTGAAGCATCTCTCCTACATCTGCCATATGATTCTTGTAAATACTAGAGATGCTCACTgctaaaaaaaacataagaaataaatataaaacaagtataagaaatattaataagaataaTATGTAACTAACCCTACATAAGGTTTGGCAAGAGCAAGGTTTTGGATGATAGCAAGATGTGCTATTTTCTTCTCCATTTCAGTGAGTGTAATTGTTTTGCGAGCTGATATTGGACGACCCTCTAAGATGGAGCTATTCTCATACTCCATGTTCCTTtctattttgtctttttcatttGTTGACTTCTTCAGAAATTCACTGCAAAACTTCATACATTCCTCAGCTAGATAAGACTCAGCGATGCACCCTTCTAATCTAGCAGGATTTCTGACAAAGTCTTTAAGGACTTTCATGTACCTGCAAATTAGAATATATGTAGATTGtcaaaagaatattaaaatcTATAACACTCATGTATTTATTACCTCTCAAATGGGTACATCCATCTAAAATGGACATGTCCCCCAAGTTGGGTTTCCCTTCCTAGATGCACAGTCAAAGGACTATGATATCAAAGAAACTTTGAGGAAAATATCTTTCAAACAAGCAAATTGTCTCAAAAATCTCCACTTCCTTTACCAAAATATGCTCCCTGTCGATCACTCTCTGGGACAACAGATTGAAGAATGCGCATAACCTTGAAATTGCTAGCCTAGGTCCTTTAGATAACAGCTCTTTAAATGCAATTGGAAGCAGTTGCTGCATTAAGACATGATAGTTATGTGATTTCTGCTCTGTGACTTTACAGTTGGCCGGCCCTGAGCCAAGCCTGATGAAACATTCGTTTCAAGCCcccgaatttttttttaaaaattacatggAAATAAGCccccaaatttgtaaaaaaaaaaaatttcggcccCCAAATTATTGAATTCCTTCTTGACTTGTCTACAGCCCCCGAAATTTCAGGGCCGGCCCTGCTTTACACTCATCTAACGAAACTCCTTTAGATATGTTTGAACAATACCCATCTGGCCCTTTGAAGTCAAATAGTCGCCTGCAAAATATCTTCTTCTCTGCCTTGGACAAGGACCAATGTGCTGGAGGAACATATGTTCGTTTCCCATGGATGCGAGGGTGCAAATCCTCCCTACCAAGATCCTCAAGATCTTTACGAGCAGGAAGACCTTCCTTAGATTTCCCACAGTGCAACAATGTCGAGACTAGACTAACAGCCACATTTCTCTCGACATGCATAACATCTAAGTTGTATCTCACTGGGAGTTCCTTATCATAAC
This genomic stretch from Raphanus sativus cultivar WK10039 chromosome 3, ASM80110v3, whole genome shotgun sequence harbors:
- the LOC108847518 gene encoding probable pre-mRNA-splicing factor ATP-dependent RNA helicase DEAH3 isoform X1, which encodes MGTERKRKVSLFDVMEDPSLSAKNNKSNVLGATSGSAAANLINKWNGKPYSQRYYDILEKRRDLPVWLQKDEFLRTLQSNQTLILVGETGSGKTTQIPQFVLDAVEAGKTDKHKKWLVGCTQPRRVAAMSVSRRVADEMDVTIGEEVGYSIRFEDCSGPRTMLKYLTDGMLLREAMADPLLERYKVIILDEAHERTLATDVLFGLLKEVLRNRPDLKLVVMSATLEAEKFQEYFSGAPLMKVPGRLHPVEIFYTQEPERDYLEAAIRTVVQIHMSEPPGDVLVFLTGEEEIEDACRKINKEVGNLGDQVGPVKVVPLYSTLPPAMQQKIFDPAPEPVTEGGPAGRKIVVSTNIAETSLTIDGIVYVIDPGFAKQKVYNPRIRVESLLVSPISKASAHQRSGRAGRTRPGKCFRLYTEKSFNDDLQPQTYPEILRSNLANTVLTLKKLGIDDLVHFDFMDPPAPETLMRALEVLNYLGALDDEGNLTRTGEIMSEFPLDPQMSKMLIVSPEFNCSNEILSVSAMLSVPNCFVRPREAQKAADEAKSKFGHIDGDHLTLLNVYHAYKQNNEDPNWCFENFVNNRAMKSADNVRQQLVRIMSRFNLKMCSTDFNSRDYYVNIRKAMLSGYFMQVAHLERTGHYLTVKDNQVVHLHPSNCLDHKPEWVIYNEYVLTTRNFIRTVTDIRGDWLVDVAPHYYDLSNFPNCEAKRVLEKLYKKRERVKDESKSRR
- the LOC108847518 gene encoding probable pre-mRNA-splicing factor ATP-dependent RNA helicase DEAH3 isoform X2: MGTERKRKVSLFDVMEDPSLSAKNNKSNVLGATSGSAAANLINKWNGKPYSQRYYDILEKRRDLPVWLQKDEFLRTLQSNQTLILVGETGSGKTTQIPQFVLDAVEAGKTDKHKKWLVGCTQPRRVAAMSVSRRVADEMDVTIGEEVGYSIRFEDCSGPRTMLKYLTDGMLLREAMADPLLERYKVIILDEAHERTLATDVLFGLLKEVLRNRPDLKLVVMSATLEAEKFQEYFSGAPLMKVPGRLHPVEIFYTQEPERDYLEAAIRTVVQIHMSEPPGDVLVFLTGEEEIEDACRKINKEVGNLGDQVGPVKVVPLYSTLPPAMQQKIFDPAPEPVTEGGPAGRKIVVSTNIAETSLTIDGIVYVIDPGFAKQKVYNPRIRVESLLVSPISKASAHQRSGRAGRTRPGKCFRLYTEKSFNDDLQPQTYPEILRSNLANTVLTLKKLGIDDLVHFDFMDPPAPETLMRALEVLNYLGALDDEGNLTRTGEIMSEFPLDPQMSKMLIVSPEFNCSNEILSVSAMLSVCQFSLKKMVSSLCRFYASADLFHGPILL